The following proteins are encoded in a genomic region of Deltaproteobacteria bacterium:
- a CDS encoding DUF507 family protein, whose translation MKLSEDRLSHLAHLVCNGLYNSDLVDYDSDEAALKLIKKTMTTYLNTDDQIDDAVRAKIATLKRGVFEGSREWEIMYRKYYEEEAQKKRF comes from the coding sequence ATGAAACTCTCCGAAGACCGCCTCAGCCACCTGGCCCACCTGGTTTGCAACGGACTTTACAACTCAGACCTAGTCGATTACGACAGCGACGAAGCCGCCTTGAAGCTCATCAAAAAAACGATGACCACTTACCTAAATACCGACGACCAGATTGACGATGCCGTCCGTGCCAAGATTGCCACCCTCAAACGAGGGGTTTTTGAGGGATCGAGGGAATGGGAGATTATGTACCGGAAGTATTATGAGGAAGAGGCCCAAAAGAAGCGGTTTTAG
- a CDS encoding DUF507 family protein — protein sequence MRLKKEQIQTLADRVLAEIRKEPSIRLKAAEDKIKHKIIELISNDFLKEDKLDEEVKKMMEQYKAQIAAGNMDAQKVFQMIKKQLVKERNLVL from the coding sequence ATGCGATTAAAAAAAGAACAGATTCAAACCTTGGCCGACCGCGTGTTGGCTGAAATTCGTAAAGAACCTTCCATTCGCCTCAAGGCTGCTGAAGACAAAATAAAACATAAAATCATCGAACTCATCAGCAACGACTTTCTCAAAGAAGACAAACTGGATGAAGAAGTGAAAAAAATGATGGAGCAGTATAAAGCCCAAATTGCCGCCGGAAACATGGATGCGCAAAAGGTATTTCAGATGATCAAAAAGCAATTGGTGAAAGAAAGGAATCTGGTGCTATGA
- a CDS encoding phosphatase PAP2 family protein encodes MLVHLYLFTIAFLLITALIFVRPILPALDQLVYDINHDFLSDTHVSLMKQVTHLGDGEVFVVICLVIVLYFIFRQQIKQSAICVICAAALRLGNPFLKDFFSRERPVSTVSEATGFSYPSGHAANIAFLGLLIYSLLTPNLQQDFKTRLLISFIIFLVGLSRISLEVHWCSDVLAGWCLGLILGLIHLHLQRKVEECD; translated from the coding sequence ATGCTCGTTCATCTCTATTTATTCACCATCGCTTTTCTTCTCATCACTGCGCTCATCTTTGTGCGCCCTATTCTCCCTGCCTTGGATCAACTGGTCTACGATATTAATCATGATTTTTTGTCGGATACCCATGTGAGCCTGATGAAGCAAGTGACTCATCTGGGAGATGGGGAAGTTTTTGTGGTCATTTGTCTTGTGATCGTTCTTTATTTTATTTTTCGGCAGCAAATTAAACAATCTGCAATTTGCGTGATCTGTGCCGCTGCTTTAAGACTTGGAAATCCTTTCCTCAAAGATTTTTTTAGTCGAGAAAGACCCGTCTCGACTGTCAGTGAAGCTACGGGCTTCAGCTATCCCTCTGGTCATGCAGCCAACATTGCTTTTTTGGGATTATTAATTTACTCCCTGTTAACTCCAAATCTTCAACAAGACTTTAAAACGCGACTGCTGATTAGTTTTATCATTTTTCTGGTAGGCCTTTCGCGTATTTCTCTCGAAGTGCATTGGTGCAGTGACGTGCTGGCCGGTTGGTGCCTGGGACTTATTTTAGGCTTGATTCATCTTCATCTTCAAAGGAAGGTGGAGGAATGCGATTAA
- a CDS encoding leucyl aminopeptidase yields MQLSLTAEKIEKANVDLVILPLFEGKIEKGNSAAFVDSILAGLLSDTLKKEEFKGKPGDIKTLHTHYKIKAPYVLVLGLGEIKKFNQETLRKACGKAVATAVSLKSKKILFPIAECVQELLPLGEVVQAASEGLLLGSYRFDEYKSKKEESSGLSDILYLLPDHKVQKEALKALRKAEILSEAACFARHLVNTPSEDMAPEILGKHALKIKGIKTRVYKQAELKKLGMGGIVNVGKGAKNPPVLIEMIYKPKAKAKKVIALIGKGVTFDSGGLSLKPPKSMETMKDDMAGAAALLGTMQAIAQLQPQVEVHAYVPSAENMPDANAIRPGDVIKAYNGKTVEVLNTDAEGRLILMDALAFAAEKKPDFMVDLATLTGACLVAVGELYTAILGTDKEHIEKLISSGKKCGELIWELPLVEEYKDDMKSNIADLQNIGGAYAGSIMGGLFLQEFVGKTPWAHMDIAGPSWANKPWAYCPKGGTGIMVRTLCEYLMGF; encoded by the coding sequence ATGCAACTCTCTCTTACAGCTGAAAAAATTGAAAAGGCCAATGTTGATTTAGTCATCCTTCCTCTCTTTGAAGGAAAAATTGAAAAAGGAAATAGCGCAGCCTTTGTAGATTCTATACTTGCTGGCCTGCTTTCAGACACTCTCAAAAAAGAGGAATTCAAAGGCAAACCAGGAGACATAAAAACCCTGCACACCCACTATAAAATCAAGGCGCCTTATGTCTTGGTGTTGGGTTTGGGTGAAATTAAAAAATTCAATCAGGAAACTTTACGAAAAGCCTGTGGAAAGGCAGTTGCCACAGCCGTCAGCTTAAAATCCAAAAAAATATTATTTCCTATCGCCGAATGTGTGCAGGAGCTTCTCCCTCTCGGTGAGGTCGTGCAAGCCGCATCCGAAGGCCTTTTGCTGGGCTCTTATCGTTTTGACGAATACAAATCCAAAAAAGAAGAGTCCTCAGGGCTGTCGGATATCCTCTATCTTCTGCCTGATCACAAAGTTCAAAAAGAAGCTCTAAAAGCCTTGCGCAAGGCCGAAATTTTAAGTGAAGCCGCCTGTTTTGCAAGACATTTGGTCAACACTCCTTCCGAAGACATGGCCCCCGAAATTTTGGGAAAACACGCTTTGAAAATCAAGGGCATTAAAACCCGCGTCTACAAACAGGCTGAATTAAAAAAACTGGGAATGGGTGGAATTGTTAACGTCGGCAAAGGCGCTAAAAATCCGCCGGTGCTCATCGAAATGATTTACAAACCCAAAGCAAAAGCCAAAAAAGTGATTGCCCTCATCGGCAAAGGCGTCACTTTTGATTCGGGTGGTCTCTCTCTAAAACCCCCCAAAAGCATGGAGACCATGAAAGACGACATGGCCGGGGCCGCAGCGTTGTTGGGCACCATGCAGGCCATCGCTCAACTTCAGCCTCAAGTGGAGGTGCACGCTTATGTTCCTAGCGCCGAGAACATGCCCGATGCGAATGCGATCCGTCCCGGGGATGTCATTAAAGCTTACAATGGCAAAACCGTCGAAGTGCTGAACACCGATGCCGAAGGCCGTCTCATTTTGATGGATGCCCTGGCTTTTGCGGCGGAAAAGAAACCCGATTTTATGGTCGATTTGGCCACCCTCACCGGCGCCTGCCTGGTTGCCGTGGGAGAACTCTACACCGCCATCCTGGGTACCGATAAAGAACACATCGAAAAACTGATCAGCAGTGGTAAAAAATGTGGGGAGCTGATTTGGGAATTGCCTTTGGTAGAAGAATACAAAGACGACATGAAAAGTAATATTGCCGATCTGCAAAACATTGGCGGGGCTTATGCAGGCTCGATTATGGGCGGACTCTTTCTGCAGGAATTTGTAGGCAAAACTCCCTGGGCCCACATGGATATCGCCGGCCCCAGCTGGGCAAACAAGCCTTGGGCCTACTGCCCCAAGGGTGGCACGGGAATTATGGTGAGAACTCTGTGTGAGTATTTGATGGGGTTTTAA
- a CDS encoding type II toxin-antitoxin system HicA family toxin: protein MSSSFPPIKPKQIVKILERQGFILRRVSGSHHIFRHPHTKVMVPVPIHGNKDLKKGTLRNILKQAGLSIHDLLTLLKET from the coding sequence ATGTCTTCCTCCTTCCCCCCTATAAAACCCAAACAGATAGTTAAAATTCTTGAGCGACAAGGTTTTATTTTGAGAAGAGTAAGTGGAAGCCATCATATTTTCAGACACCCACACACAAAGGTCATGGTTCCTGTTCCTATCCATGGGAATAAAGATCTTAAAAAAGGAACCCTAAGAAATATTCTCAAACAAGCAGGACTAAGCATTCATGATTTATTAACTCTTTTAAAGGAGACTTAA
- a CDS encoding type II toxin-antitoxin system HicB family antitoxin — protein sequence MKRKTKSKKIYKYTAFFEREEEDGGYTAYVPALPGCVSQGDSFEEAQKMIKDAIQCYLQVLEEDGDPIPKEKDEIITAPIFIPVAI from the coding sequence ATGAAAAGAAAAACAAAATCCAAAAAAATATACAAATACACGGCTTTTTTTGAAAGAGAGGAAGAGGATGGAGGCTATACTGCTTATGTCCCAGCCCTTCCTGGCTGTGTTTCCCAGGGTGATAGCTTTGAAGAAGCACAAAAAATGATTAAAGACGCTATTCAATGTTACCTACAAGTTTTAGAAGAAGATGGAGACCCTATACCCAAAGAGAAAGATGAAATCATTACAGCACCTATATTTATTCCAGTTGCCATCTAG